Below is a genomic region from Erigeron canadensis isolate Cc75 chromosome 7, C_canadensis_v1, whole genome shotgun sequence.
CACCATTAATATGCAGATCTTGTctcttaataaaattttcatttttctcgACATCCAGTTTGTTGCATATTTGTGTAAGATAGACAACTGTAGAGGGCTTGCCCCAAATAGTTAATAGACATACAGGAAAAATAGCATTGCTAAAATATATTAGTATCACGATTGATGATCTTAAAGGATAACAATGACCCCCTTTAGAATATTACAAAATTGATTTGTAATCTTGCTCCAGTGAAATTCCATTCAAGATTGGGTCAAGGGTAGTCTTGGAAATTACAAGTAATACTTGTATCTACCTTTTCCCTCCTTTAATGTTCTCTAATCGGGCTATATATAGCCCACCTTATCACTTCAAATTCTTCAAAGCAAAACCTGAACTCGTCCCCTGCAATTCAGTATCAACAAAAGCGTTTTAATAACTCCTTAGTCCTTACCCATAATACAAGTATCAAACTCTTAGCCAGTAGTAGCAATGACCACTGTGACAAGATTGGTAACAGATAAGGCGGTGGTTATATTCAGCAATAGCTCTTGTTGTATGTCCCACAGCATCAGGACACTGATATGCAGCTTTGGGGCAAACCCCACGGTTTACGAGCTGGATGAACACCCAGAGGGTCCACAAATCGAGAAGGAACTGAAAGCCTTAGGACGTAAGCCATGTGTCCCGGCGGTATTCATAGGACAGGAGCTGGTCGGTGGAGCCAATGAGATCATGAGCCTACATCTACAAGGCAAGCTAGTCCCAATGCTCATCAAAGAAAGAGCTATATGGCTCTAATTAAtacaagaatataaccaattgTAATACCATGGTGTTATAGACTTACATCCTTAAAGAGAGCATTTTGTTAAGCTCTGACatacttgagaagaattatatGAGTAGTAGAATAACTTAGTAACTCAGCAGGCATTTTGGGAAAAAGATAGATTAGTACTAGATTGATGTCAGCACGATGAGACAGCTAATAGTTT
It encodes:
- the LOC122608159 gene encoding monothiol glutaredoxin-S2-like, encoding MTTVTRLVTDKAVVIFSNSSCCMSHSIRTLICSFGANPTVYELDEHPEGPQIEKELKALGRKPCVPAVFIGQELVGGANEIMSLHLQGKLVPMLIKERAIWL